Part of the Bifidobacterium sp. ESL0775 genome is shown below.
CCTGCCCATCACGTCCTCTTCGCTCGGGTCGACACCCATCGCCAAAGCCGGCGCCGCATCGGTCAATAGGTTGATCCACAGAAGCTGCGTGGCCAAAAGCGGCACGGTGACGCCCGTGGAGCCGGGCTGCGTGATTCCCAAGAATCCGGCGAGCACCACACCGCCGAACACGGTGAACACCTCGCCCATGTTCGAACTCAGGAGGTAACGCAGGAACTTGCGGATGTTGTCGAAGATGCCGCGTCCCTCGCGCACCGCGTCGACGATGGTGGAGAAGTTGTCGTCGGCCAGGATCATCTTGGCGGATTCCTTGGTGACCTCGGTGCCGGTGATGCCCATCGCCACGCCGATGTCGGCCGCCTTGACGGCCGGAGCGTCGTTGACGCCGTCGCCGGTCATGGCCACGATGTTGTCGTGACGCTGCAGGGACTTGACGATTTTCAGCTTGTGTTCCGGAGCCACGCGCGCGAACACGCTGGTCGTGGCCACTGCCTCGTCAAAGGCCTTGTCATCGTCGTCACGGGCGAACAATTCGTCAAGCTGCGGACCGCTCAGGGTCTTGGGCATGTTTGACATGCTGCTATCTGAAACACCGGCCTTTTGCACGGATTCAGCCATAGCCGTATCCGAGGATTGCGTTGACCCGACGGAATCGACCACGCCTAAATCCTCGGCAATGCGGGCGGCGGTCAGCGGGTGGTCGCCGGTGATCATAATGGTGCGGATGCCGGCGCGGTGCGCCTGCGCGATACTGCCTCGGACTTCGGTACGCGGCGGGTCGATAATGCCGACCGTTCCAGCCCAGATCAGGTCGGATTCGACGGCATCCTGTTGTGCCTCCAAATCGCCGTCGTCTGGGCCATCGTCGAAGCCGTCGATATTGCTCAGGCTATCGGTTCCCAATGGCCTATAAGCCTGACCCAGCGTACGGAAGGCTTGGGAAGACAGACGTTCCACGTCGCTCAGAATGCGTTCGCGGTCCTGCTTGATCAGCGCACGCACTTCAGAGCCGTCGACAATCCGAGTGCAATGGCTGAGCAACACATCGGGGGCGCCTTTGGCAAACACGGAAAGGTTGCCATCTCGTGTGTCCGTCGCTACTACCGACATCATCTTGCGCTCAGAAGTGAAGGGGAATTCCATCTCGCGGTGGAAATCTGCGGCACGACGTTGCAAACCGGCCTTGCGTCCAGCAACAATCAGCGAGACTTCCGTGGGATCGCCTACCGCCTCCCAGCGGTTCTGGTCGGTCTGGTCGTTTTGCCTGTTCTGGTTGGCTTGTCCGTTATCCCCGTATGAGGAACCCTTACTGTCGCCCTTATCATTCTGTTCGTTATGGCCAGCGTTTTCAGCTACGGAATCCTTGACTCTGGCTTTATCGCTTTGTATAGCAACATTGCCGTTGACCTTATTATTAACACTTTGCTGCTGCTCATCATCTTGAACGGACTGCTTATCGTTGAGCTCACCGTCATTGGCCAACATACCGGCCAACAGGACGGCCTCGATCTCAGCAAATTGGGCATCGTCAATACGTCCAGACGCAACAACGTCCATCGACGCCGCCGATGTGGCTTCGCCGTTCGATTCCGTATCAGACTCGTGAGCGTTAATAACGGCAGAATCGGCAGTACCAGCGCCACCAGCGCCCTCAGTATCCTTGTCATCAGTGATCGAAACACCAACAATCTCACCGACCGGCGCATAGCCCGTGCCGGTAATCTTGACCTCGCCACTGGGCGTGACCACCAGTTCCACGGTCATCTCGTTGCGTGTCAGCGTGCCCGTCTTATCCGAGCAGATGACCGAAGCGGAACCTAGAGTCTCAACCGATGAAAGCTTCTTGACGATGGCATGGTGCTTGGCCATGCGCTGCACGCCGAGCGCCAGCACCACCGTCATGATGGCGGCCAGCCCTTCGGGCACAGCGGCGACGGCGAGCGAAACCGCAAGCAGCAGCGAGTCGATGACGTCCTGCGCGCTGTGGAAGCCTTCCATCACGGCGAGCGCGATGATGACCACAACGGCGATGGCGCAAACCGCAAGCCCGAGAATCTTCGAGACGTTGTCCATCTCGTTTTCCAGCGGCGTCTTGCCCTCGTCCGAGGCGGAAAGCATGTCGGCGATCTTGCCGACCTGCGTGTCCATGCCGGTGGCGGTGACCACGGCACGCCCGGCGCCCTGCGTGATGGCGGTGCCATTGAAGACCATGTTGGTGCGGTCGCCGAGTGCCTTGGCCTCGTCAAGTTTTCCAGCCTGTTTGGCCACGGGCACCGATTCGCCGGTCAAGCTGGCTTCGGCCGCACGCAGGGAGGCCGAAAAGACCAATCTGGCATCGGCACCTACCGCGTCGCCCTCGCCAAGCACAAGGACATCACCGGGAACCAGTTGCGTGGTGTCGATGTGCTGCACCTGCCCGTCACGAAGCACCGTGGATTGCGGAGCAGTCATCTTGGCGAGCGCCTCGACCGCCTGCTGGGCGCGCGCGTCCTGAACGTAACCGATGACGGCGTTGACGATAAGGATGAGCACGATGACGATGGCGTCGAACGGCAGCGCTTCCCCGCCTTCGGCTCCCGGATGCGGCATCGCTTTCTCGACGCCCCACGCAATCACCGAAATAACCGTGGCCGCCAAAAGCAAGTAGACCAGCGGATCCTTAAACTGCTCAAGGAATTTCTTCCATTTCGGCACCGGCGGTGCGGCCTTGAGCTTGTTTGTACCGAAGCGTTCGAGACGGCGTTCGGCTTCTTCCGAACTCAAACCGGTTTCGGGATTGACGTCAAGCGCTTTAGCGACGTCATCGGAGGTTTTGAGCGACGGGTCGCCGTCAAGAACCTGCTGCGGATTATTGGATTCGCCTTGGCCGTCAAGCTCCGTGCTTGAGGCAGGCTGCTGGATGTGATCAGTCGAAGGACCAACCATGGTGTTCCCCTCGTTAGCCGCGGAGTAGTCAACCGGACGATGGATTCAGATATCCAATCGCATCGGCTGCGCGGTTATGTGCATGAACGTCCTTATTCTTTCACAGGGGTCTCTACATTCAGCCGAGAACCGCAATCGCAGGCTTTGACGAAACAGTTACGCATAGTTTCGAACCGTTTGGTTCATAAACGTTCAGATTAGACTATTTGCCGATAAACTATTGCATTACAGACTGAAATATGGCTTTAGGAAAATTTGGCTTTACATCACGCACAGGTCGACCGCAAACTTTTGCGCAGGCTATCGGCACCTTTGAACACCACAGCATTCAACCCCATGCCAGACAAGGATTTAACGATTCGTGCATCTTTATATACGAATAACGCACTTTCCGGATCAATACCGAAATCACGAATGGCACCACGGACGAATACCGGATCAGGCAGACGTAGACGGCCAACGGAAGAAGCCCGAAAATCCCGTAATTTCGAAAGCTCAGGGAACTGGCTCTGCGCCAGACGAACATGTTTCGTAGTGGTATTGTCCAATCCCCAAAGCTTTACGCCAGCCTTGTCGAGCTCGCTCAGCAACTCCGCCATTCCTAGCATCATCCCGACGAACCCGTCCTCTTCGTGGTCAAGGTACATTTTGAGCACCCAAGCGATGGCCGGCCCGTGGTGCTTCTCGTAGGAGGCGAGCACCCGTTCCTCGCTCCACCCGCTTTCGAGCATCGCCAGGTAAAACTCCATCCCCCACTCGTCGCACGGGTCAAACATCAT
Proteins encoded:
- a CDS encoding cation-translocating P-type ATPase translates to MDVVASGRIDDAQFAEIEAVLLAGMLANDGELNDKQSVQDDEQQQSVNNKVNGNVAIQSDKARVKDSVAENAGHNEQNDKGDSKGSSYGDNGQANQNRQNDQTDQNRWEAVGDPTEVSLIVAGRKAGLQRRAADFHREMEFPFTSERKMMSVVATDTRDGNLSVFAKGAPDVLLSHCTRIVDGSEVRALIKQDRERILSDVERLSSQAFRTLGQAYRPLGTDSLSNIDGFDDGPDDGDLEAQQDAVESDLIWAGTVGIIDPPRTEVRGSIAQAHRAGIRTIMITGDHPLTAARIAEDLGVVDSVGSTQSSDTAMAESVQKAGVSDSSMSNMPKTLSGPQLDELFARDDDDKAFDEAVATTSVFARVAPEHKLKIVKSLQRHDNIVAMTGDGVNDAPAVKAADIGVAMGITGTEVTKESAKMILADDNFSTIVDAVREGRGIFDNIRKFLRYLLSSNMGEVFTVFGGVVLAGFLGITQPGSTGVTVPLLATQLLWINLLTDAAPALAMGVDPSEEDVMGRRPRKPTDRVIDGAMWMDIIVIGITMALVTLIGMDMHLAGGLFTDRSLGGGHTSQMTQARTMGFTILVFAQMVNALCSRSHTQSVFKGLFSNKWLWGAIGLSIVLQLVVVYVPFLNVPFGTVPLTPMEWLECIGLSLAVLVVSEVYKFILRFLDARKAKSAK